One Candidatus Atelocyanobacterium thalassa isolate ALOHA genomic window, TGTACTTCAAGGCTTCCTTAACTGCTTTATCTCATGCAATGGAAGATCAGATACTTGCAGGAAAAGAGAAACCTTTAGTTATTGCGAGCTTTCAAAGAGAACGGTTTTATCGTCAAGAAGCTCAACGCTATCGACGTATCGCTAATAAAACTGATCAAGTATATGTTTTAGCTGCTCCAGAAAATGAATTTAAGAATAGTTCTCAGAATTACGAAACAATTGCTTTTCAGTCAACAGAAACTTTAAGCAAAGAATGGCATTTGATTGTTATAGGAATGGGCTATGTTAGCTGTCTTGTTTGTCAAGAAAAAGTCATATTAAACAATCAAACTATAAACCCAGTTATTGATAATAATCGACGTTTTGAAGGTATATGGACTTTTGACCGAAGAGTTGCTCAACATGCAGCCGATATTCTCTTAAATATAATTGTTGACTATTGTCCAGAATTGAAAAATAAAATAGAACAAGCACGTCAAAAATATTTACCTCCTCCTGTTCTAAATCAAATAATTATTGAACAGAAAGACATAAAAAATAATACTGCGTGGAAGATAGAGAATGCAAATCCTGACCCATTTGTACAAAGATTAGTTACTTATCTACAAGCTGGTCACTATAAGTTAATTAAAGCTAATCGTTCACTAGCAGCAAAAGAACATAAAGAAAGATTGATTAACTCTATTACTACTGCTATTCGCTTATCTCTTAATTCTGAAGAAATTCTACAAACTGCTGTCCAAAAGTTAGGGAAGGGATTAGGAATTTGTAGATGTCTAGTTTATCGTTGTAAAGAAACTGATGATAAAGCTACTGTTGAGCATGAATTTCTTAATCAAGACATATTATCTATTAAAGAGCAAGTTTGGTTTCTCTATGATAATCCTTTATTTCAAGAAGTAATTAAATTACAAGGGGCTTTAACTATTGATAACACTACTAACGATCCCCGTATTATTAATAGTCGTAAAGGAAAGAAAGAAACTCTACAAACTCTTGTTAAAAATTATTCAATTTTATCTTGGATGTTAGCCCCTATTCTATATCGAGGTCAACTCTTGGGTATGTTAGAGTTACACCATTGTGGTCCTAGGCCTATTTCTTGGAAAGAAGAAGATGTTACTTTTATAAATGCTATTACTACACAGATTGGTGTTGCTTTAATTCAAGCAGAAGCTTATGCTCACCTTCAAGATCTTAATGAACAACTTGAAGCGCTCGATTATACTCGTTCTAATTTAGTAGCCATTACAGGCCATGAGCTTCGGACTCCATTGTCAACAATTCAAGTTTGTTTAGAAAGTCTAACGTTAGAACCTGACATGTCTCTAGATTTGCGTCAGGTGATGTTAAATACTGCTTTGCAAGATGCTGAGAGAATGAGAAAATTAATACAAGATTTTTTAATTCTATCTAGACTTGAGAGTGGAA contains:
- a CDS encoding DICT sensory domain-containing protein, coding for MSRSKSVLAKLLQIFPQLQPQMYFKASLTALSHAMEDQILAGKEKPLVIASFQRERFYRQEAQRYRRIANKTDQVYVLAAPENEFKNSSQNYETIAFQSTETLSKEWHLIVIGMGYVSCLVCQEKVILNNQTINPVIDNNRRFEGIWTFDRRVAQHAADILLNIIVDYCPELKNKIEQARQKYLPPPVLNQIIIEQKDIKNNTAWKIENANPDPFVQRLVTYLQAGHYKLIKANRSLAAKEHKERLINSITTAIRLSLNSEEILQTAVQKLGKGLGICRCLVYRCKETDDKATVEHEFLNQDILSIKEQVWFLYDNPLFQEVIKLQGALTIDNTTNDPRIINSRKGKKETLQTLVKNYSILSWMLAPILYRGQLLGMLELHHCGPRPISWKEEDVTFINAITTQIGVALIQAEAYAHLQDLNEQLEALDYTRSNLVAITGHELRTPLSTIQVCLESLTLEPDMSLDLRQVMLNTALQDAERMRKLIQDFLILSRLESGRVELNTEVLNLNECLELSLSNIKALYREKQIPRIETKSFLNNRLPLVKADGEWLVEVLAKLLDNACKFTSKEGKITIEINQNSPHYLEVTIADTGRGIETKKLETIFDRFYQEEGALRRSIGGTGLGLAICRQIVQGWDGEIWAESKGKEHGSQFHFTVPIHLT